A window of Carassius gibelio isolate Cgi1373 ecotype wild population from Czech Republic chromosome A3, carGib1.2-hapl.c, whole genome shotgun sequence genomic DNA:
ATCTTAACCTTTTTCTGAGATTGTCAGTGTAATGATCCTTTCCGTCCCTTGTTAAAAGCATGTGGCAGTGCACCTCTCAATACAAAAATTGTGGGGGGAACGAATGCGTCTGCCGGCGCTTGGCCATGGCAAGCCAGCCTTCACCAGTATGGGAGACATTTCTGTGGTGGATCACTCATCAACAGTGATTGGGTTCTGTCAGCAGCTCACTGCTTTCAAAGGTACTCACATAAACACCTTTAACAACATGTTCCCTTCACCTTGATGGATATGACTGTGAACTTGGTCATTGTTCTCTTTTAAAGCAGTTCCAGTCTTTCAGCCTATACCGTGTATCTGGGTCGGCAGAGTCAAGAACTATTCAATCAACACGAGTTGTCCAGAAACGTCTCTCAAATCATACTTCATCCAGAATACAACCACCTTCTTAATGACAATGACATGGCTCTGCTGCGTCTCTCCTCACCTGTGTCCTTCAGTAATTACATCCAACCAGTCTGTCTGGCGGCAGAGGGAAGCACATTCAACAGTGACACGATGTGGGTCACAGGTTGGGGACATGTTAATTCAGGCGGTAAGAAGCTACATTTTTATGCTTGCCACCTGGTGCCAGACACTTGAAATCTAAATCGGGGCATGTCTATAAAATAtacatcatacattttttaagGTTGCTTTTATGGCCAGGTAAAAACATCATATATATTTGACCTAGTGAGCAGCACTCCTATTCCCATCTCTGTGTCAACTTCCTGGCAAAAATTTccaaatactaataaatacttaTCAATTCgccaaatttaattaattcctCTTTTGCAAATTTAAACAATAGTTGACTTTGGGAATTGGAATATCATAGTATTACTATCATACTGTTACCATTTGTGCCATATAGATTTGTATTGACAAGAATGTATTGGTAATGTCTACTCAGCACCACACCAGTGGACACGTACTGCAAATTAAAACACTGGAGATTGCCAAGCCCTATTGCACACCTGAAATATTTGTAAACATCAGATGCATTTAATGAAACCACATTAATTGtttaaatcagtgttatttttgtataattgaataatttttgtagtttttattattctattaaattagttgttatttttagaagttttagtaatttgtagtaagttttttgtttttgaaatatgttaacatagtttaaatgcatgtttatcCACTGATTTTAttcaagacaaaaatatatatatattttttttttttacatccagaATTTAAAAGATTTGGgttttgttaaagttgtaacacaTAAGCATATGATCTCCCAAACATTATTATTACTCTTATGAGACATTTGCTGAGAATCCATGGCAGAGTTATTATATTCAACTAAAGCTAATtgtattactttaaataaaatagttacccgaaataatataacatttatttcatttttatttagttcaaaTTGAAAATGGAAGTAAAAGCTacacagttttaaaaaaataaatgttttggattctttttttaaattataaagatCAGTATAGTAATCAAATCTCTGCCTTTCGCAGAATCCCTTCCTTCACCTCAAATCCTACAGGAGGTGGATGTTCCCGTAGTTGGAAACAGTAAATGTAACTGCCTTTATAAAGGATCAATAACAGACAACATGATGTGCGCTGGACCATTGGAAGGTGGAAAAGATTCTTGTCAGGTActttttaatacaataataacattttatacatactaatatatattgttttattgtatatatatatatatatatatatatatatatatattctctttaacTGTACAGGGTGACTCGGGAGGACCACTGGCCATTAAACAGGGCTCTAATTGGATCCAGGCTGGCGTTGTGAGTTTCGGTCAGGGTTGTGCTCTGCCTAATTTTCCTGGCGTATACGCCAGAGTGTCTAAGTACCAGAACTGGATCAGTCAGCATGTTGGCTTGAATAATACGGGTTTCATCCGTTTTAACTCCACTACTCCTGTTAACAATGAGACTTGTCCTACTCAGCGTATGTATCTTAATATCACTATGACAAAGCAAAATGAAATTGTCCATCATTGAAATGGTCTTACAGCTTCCTTACACTTCCCTTTAGCTGCCATTTACATTGACCTCTCCTCCCGTCTCGCTTTTCTCTCCAGCGACATTGTGTGGAGGTTCTGCAGGTTCATGGCCATGGATGGCCAGTGTAACTTATAACAATAAACGGATGTGTGTAGGAACTTTGGTCTCTGACCAATTCGTCATGACCTCTGCTAGCTGCGTTGCCAGGTAATAATTTAAggaaaacataattttatatgaaatcagTTACTGAAATACTGACAACTTGTGCCCTCACATTCAGCATCTCATTTTTCAGATTAACTGATATGAATGGATTGGCAGTCATCCTCAACGTTGTCCAGTGGGACTGCTCCAGCATCACAGTGCAAGCTGATGtgacaaatgtcttttttgaCGATGTTTTAGGCAATGGTGTAGCACTCCTGCAACTGTCTTATCCATTTAATCAAGTTGGAAATTTAGTGGTTGACATGTTTGGTCCAAGCTTTGGCCCTGGTACTCAATGTTCAGTAATTGGTTGGAGCCCAGCAGAAGTTATGTGTGAGTTTATATAACAATTTGTTCAGACTTTCTTTGTCAATACATTTAATGACATCtaaagtttgtttgtttctaaTCTGTTTTTCTTCCATCATAAGCATTTCTACCTTTTCGGGAATTCCAGACCACCATTGTAAACTGCGATCTTTCAGGCAACACAGGCATCAACATCTGCACAGAGCGTTTGAACGTTCAGCAGGTATTTGCAGAGTCTTTTTCAGTCCTTCAGGCTTGTCATTTGGTTTCTCAAACTGAAACAGATTCGAGTTACACTACAATTTTGCTGCTTCCTAGAAATGTACCGCTGTATGTTTAGCATGACGTTTGTAACAGTCTTTCTGGCACACTCTCATTTAGGATGATGACGGCAGTCCTCTGCTGTGTAGATGGGACGGCATGTGGGTTCAGACTGGTATTCTGTCCATTTCCCCAGACAGTCAGACAAGCCCAAACTCCACAGCACAGATCAACAGCACAGTCTTCATCCAGATCTCTCCCTTCTCCTTCTTCCTGACTAACACTCTCTACAACGTCCCATCTATTCTGGGTGGGGCTGAGTCATTCTCGCCCCTCTCTCTCACCTACatcctcctgctctctctcccaGCCCTCCTCCAGGCCTTTTACTGAAGAGGCCATCTGTCACTTGATCAATGAATAAACATATGCAGTACATTATAGGCtattctgtcacgaaaacaaattcctcgtatgtgtaaacatacctggcaataaagctcattctgattctgattctgattatttgCTCTAGTATTAGACATAGTGAAAGGAGTGAACATATTTCCTTATGAAATTAATTCCATGTGAAGCCATTAAACTCAGGGAACTCACATGTAACAGATGCCATGCCGCACACAAaaccataaaacaataaaacagatcTGGAGAAGAAATCTTCAAAGAGAGCAAACAACACCGACCCCTTcctccctctcctctcccctccctgCCTCTGACTCTCACTCTTCTCCCCCAAAAACAATAATATCCAAATGCCATGTTATATCTtgtgaatatattgttttattgtctCTACTGTGAAACTGAGACCATTTTACCAATCACACAGTCACTTGTATTGTGAGAAATATTGAAAGCCTTTGTAGAATTGTGTTCTGAGGAAGGGGTGTGTTTATCTCTAAGCCAGGTGTGACACTGGGGACATGAGAACCTAACAAGCCAAAGGGTCTTTATGTTTTTTACAACTGATTTGaagatttctttgtttttcttatttgggTATATAAGGGGAGTGATAAAAATATTGCTGGGTGATTCTGTAGCTATACTATGTATTTTCCTGAAGTCGGGTCTTTTACTCCTAGAAttatctttgagaatttgatgtgtTGTTTTAATTTGATATCGTTGAATTGACTAATTGGCATaatacatatttacctgactgataataaattgttgtatttgatttattctgaTCTCTTATGAATATTCTCttcttttcaaatatttcaatTATTACACAACCAATATCTGTGATCATCTTTTGATAGAAATATTACCCAAATTTAATGATCACGTGAAATTGGAGTCAGATTGAACACGGAGCTAGACTAAAACTCAAACTAATTCCTGATAAATTCAGAAGCGCAAGTAAAAAGAATAAATGCACATTAAACCTTCGACCAGGCCGCTGGATTCCGCTTTTTGGGCTGTCGGGTGGATTCTTACACTAcccttaaagataaaaaaaaaaaaaaaaaacattctgagtgTATGACAGACTGTCtaactgaatatttttattttttgtttattttttgttttttttcttaatccaatccatgccctcctaaaacgtctcattcaaacacaccccacatgtctacatcattatgtggaaatatttgcgtaatccCCCTCAAATGTTCATGCTAAGAAAGAagacgtggtttcagtaaccacagttagtgttgaagtaGTCATGTCacggagatgctgtgtgtatctaggtgaaagctaaagcactttatttggccttccgaaagtagaggCATTAGGAATTTTTAAGATAAcctacaacagaacagcaacgcattttatggatgactgttttgtgaacctaggagaggaggtcattctgactttgctacgacaatctggcgcttctgaattaGCTACTGTAcgtatttgtttttagtttaagtatttgctattgaccgTTCAATTAAAGAGTTttgcttgttgtgtgtgtgtgtgagtgtgtgtgcatgctgtgtgtgtgaaagagagacggTTTGGAGCAAGAGTCTGCACAGTAGTGTCGTGAGGTGGTGCTGGGGTATCAAACTCTTTTTgagctttgatcctgagtttgtgaagcgcgtgcacatgaatgtgtgacatcactggcgaacagccaatcacgggccttgcaacacaaagcatgtttgatttacttctcacAAGAGACctagcgagattcaaaactaaagatAAAAGGTTTTGCCAAATGTTTAGAGATTAAAGAATATGaccaatttaaatgtaatatgaaacatgaaagaggaaaaataaaataaattatcttgctgtatcagtgcagtcacaagtgaaacttgttaagtttatacatttgaaaatatttagcgATAGAGACTCGAGCATGTAAGTTCACATGCATTAAAATAGAGTTATCTATTGATACtgcagcttatttatattacatgatctgtatacattgatatccatttaaaataaattatttataatgactgtttaactaaaattgcttgtgtgtaatggattaataataatacgaatcatataataactatataaatcATAGAAAATaactggtagcactttattttacagtcctgttcctcatgtacatactatgtacttattatagtaattacaataactatttgataactaggtactaaccctgaacctacccctaaacctaaccctaccccatgtagttaccttgtgttaccagaacttttttagataaatacactgtaagtacactataagtacatgttagtacacgtactgtaaaataaagtgcaaccaaataacTTAAGTCATTTTCATTAAagccagaattattattattattattgttttattttttatttttttttattaatgaccaTTCATTTGGACCCAATGAAAATGGGGGAGTGACTTTATATGTCCCTTTTCTCTGATGGTTTTGATGCCCCGGAACAGGTTAgcgtggagtgtaagttactatggcaatgagcgcagctaaaagccaagccacttacatggTACCTTAAACTAGGGCTGGGCGGTTTTAattcgatttccgatttttttccgATTTCCCCCCCTacaaattttgcttttatttaatcaaaagtagggctgctccgatcacgataggctgatcgttaatgcgcatctcgtcagtaaagccggttttctaatcagcggtaaattccctcaggtgcctgatttcacatcgagcagctgttactacacagagccgtttgttaactgagaagatgcgcaaataaacgctgaaaatgaagtggatttgcgcatcttctcagttatggctccttgtagtaacagctgctctatgtgaaatcacgcacctgagggaatttaccgccgattagaaaaccggctttactgacaagatgtgcataacgatcggccgatcgtgatcggagcagccctaatcaaaagcaagacaaatgtaACCCCCATTTTCACATTCGGCTGGTGCTGGTGCTGCTGCTTTTGACTGCGATGGGCTTTAAGCCGCGTGGGGTCTCTTGCTCCACGTCTGTCGCAGCAAACCCATTCTAGTTCCAgacaacagatgattttattcctttcttgggAACAAACTTCCAACTCTCACTGGTAACCATGTTGTCGCTTGCTGTTTCGTGTgtgctatgatgttgttgttgtcgcttaccatactgccatgtgaaactaacgctacggaagctccggggagccaaaaatgcgccattacacaaaaactcgatttacttattttttaaatcgcctgtaacaaaaaattcaaattaattcatttaatcgATTTTTCGCCCAGGCCTACCTTAAACCCAGTATTGGTGCAAACTAAACagaaacttacctggctagccagtTAATCCAGCTTCATAGCACAGGCCCCTGATCCCAATCAAGCATCAAGACAACAACAGTCacatgttcatttttcatatgggTTAAGAGGTTACATGACAGAATAATCTAAGTGAAATCTTTCGAGACTAACACTTCCTACAAAGTTTCTGGTTGGGCCGGTGTCATTCCTTATGCCTCATTCTTGCATGACTGTCTTCTGACATTTGTCTCTCAATAACCTGACATGCATAGGGGCAGAGAATGGACTGCAGAATTTTTAAGTGTACATTATAGAAGCAATTTGCTCTTGTATTAGAAATTTAgagtttaataaattaattccTTTTTCAAGATGGCCGCCGATGACAGAGAGGCACGGCATGTTATCAAACAAAGGATTAAACCTGAGATTAACACCACTATGGATGGCAAGACTATGAACTGTTAA
This region includes:
- the LOC127951794 gene encoding prostasin-like → MMFWTLSFVFVINVLTKGCDCQSLACGSAPLNTKIVGGTNASAGAWPWQASLHQYGRHFCGGSLINSDWVLSAAHCFQSSSSLSAYTVYLGRQSQELFNQHELSRNVSQIILHPEYNHLLNDNDMALLRLSSPVSFSNYIQPVCLAAEGSTFNSDTMWVTGWGHVNSGESLPSPQILQEVDVPVVGNSKCNCLYKGSITDNMMCAGPLEGGKDSCQGDSGGPLAIKQGSNWIQAGVVSFGQGCALPNFPGVYARVSKYQNWISQHVGLNNTGFIRFNSTTPVNNETCPTQPTLCGGSAGSWPWMASVTYNNKRMCVGTLVSDQFVMTSASCVARLTDMNGLAVILNVVQWDCSSITVQADVTNVFFDDVLGNGVALLQLSYPFNQVGNLVVDMFGPSFGPGTQCSVIGWSPAEVMSFLPFREFQTTIVNCDLSGNTGINICTERLNVQQDDDGSPLLCRWDGMWVQTGILSISPDSQTSPNSTAQINSTVFIQISPFSFFLTNTLYNVPSILGGAESFSPLSLTYILLLSLPALLQAFY